The genomic stretch AGCCTcggctgcttcctcttcttcttcgtcATGTTCCTGTCCACCGTGAACACGCGGAAGGTGCACGAGTGCCGCAACTCGTGGCACTCCGAGTGGTGGCCGGTCAAGCTCGTCCTCTGGCTCGGCCTCACCGTCGTCACCTTCCTCGCGCCGTCGCCGCTCGTCCAGCTCTACGGTCAGTGTAGTTACTCCTCCTGTCGATCATATATAGATGTTTCCATCCAGATATATACAGCCTTTTGATCTTTTGCTGACGACGATGCTGGGGCGTTCGATTCGTCCCGTTCCTCTGAACCTCTGCAGGGAAAGTGGCGCATTTCGGAGCAGGGTATGTTTTTCTTGTTCTTCAGCTCAGCATTTCAGATTATGTTTCGTTCCATGGATAGAAGTAGAacatgcatgtcctaatgaACTTGTGCTTCGATCGGAATGAATGAAATCGAACACAAGCAGGGCGTTCCTGGTGATCCAGCTCATCAGCGTCACCAGGTTCATCATGTGGCTCAACGACTGGTGCCGGTCAGAGATCAGCCAGAAGAGATGGTAGGTTCACTGTCACTGACGATGGCCTGCTGCTGCCCAGCCCAtgcatgctgctgctgcagctgctgctgctcttgcATTCTTTACAGTACCTGGCTATCATGGATGCGTGGTCACCGTCCGTCCTGTTGCGAAATGTGTGCATGCAGCCACTTGCAGATTCAGGTGGTGTCCATCGTCACGTACGTGGGGTCGCTGCTGGGGATCGTGCTCATGTACGTGTGGTACGCGCCCAGCCTGTCCTGCAAGCTCAACATCCTCTTCATCACCGTCACGCTGGTGCTCGTGCAGCTCATGACCTTCGTCTCCATGAGCTCCAAGGCAAGCAAACAAGTGCATCCATCCATGCTCTGAAAATGGCGTTCATTCATCATTAATTCACAGCTGGAGCTTGGAAATGTAGCTAGCTAGGCTGAATCTTGTTTCTTGGTTCTTGCCCTACGAAACAGGTGAAGGCAGGGTACCTGGCGCCGGGGCTGATGGGGATCTACGTCGTGTTCCTGTGCTGGTCAGCGATCAGAAGGTGAGATCGATGGGTTCTGAAATCCTGCCTCTGTGCTGTGCGTACAGTGACTGCATCTGAAATTAATCGGTGCGTTTCATATATAGCACGATTTCCTTTCGTAATTCATCTCTTTTTCCTCCAAATTTAAAACAACAGTGAGCCGCACACGGAGGTTTGCAACAAGAAGGCAGAAGTTGCCACGAGCGCAGACTGGGTGAACATCGCGGTAAATAAAGTAGCCAGAAAGTTCAGTTAGAAAGACGAATTGGCATGTGACTGACAAGAGGTGTGTGTGTCTCTCTCTACGGCAGAGCTTTGTGATCGCCGTCATCGTCATCGTGGCGGCGACCTTCTCGACGGGAATCGACTCCAAGTGCCTCCAGGTGCGTGCTCTCAACTCTCATTTGGGCTGAAGAACGAACCAACTGATCACAGCCAGAATGAACCAACTGACAACTGAGAGTCCGAACAAACAAACTCGCAGTTCAAGCAGGCGGAGGGGGAGTCGGAGGAGGACGACATCCCCTACGGCTTCGGCTTCTTCCACCTGGTGTTCGCCATGGGCGCcatgtacttcgccatgatcttCGTCGGCTGGAACGCGAGCCACACCATGGAAAGGTAAGTGATGAGCTCAGATTTCACAAGGGAGAAGAAGAGA from Sorghum bicolor cultivar BTx623 chromosome 3, Sorghum_bicolor_NCBIv3, whole genome shotgun sequence encodes the following:
- the LOC8078773 gene encoding probable serine incorporator, which translates into the protein MTLGAAADDMEAAGGERISGRRARFTEDWCCCACAGLFLGPNPMMARYMYALIFLVTNLLAWTLRDYGDSALAELQRLKVCQGARYCLGAEGVLRVSLGCFLFFFVMFLSTVNTRKVHECRNSWHSEWWPVKLVLWLGLTVVTFLAPSPLVQLYGKVAHFGAGAFLVIQLISVTRFIMWLNDWCRSEISQKRCHLQIQVVSIVTYVGSLLGIVLMYVWYAPSLSCKLNILFITVTLVLVQLMTFVSMSSKVKAGYLAPGLMGIYVVFLCWSAIRSEPHTEVCNKKAEVATSADWVNIASFVIAVIVIVAATFSTGIDSKCLQFKQAEGESEEDDIPYGFGFFHLVFAMGAMYFAMIFVGWNASHTMERWTIDVGWASTWVRIGNEWLAALVYIWMMIAPVIWKTRQVGSSAETET